GTATTAACTCGTAGCGAAAAGCGGTCGAAGCCCGATCCACGAATGATCCCCTCCTGACCGAAGTAGCCCAGCGAAAGAAGATAAGTAGACGTTTCGCTTCCGCCACTGACACTAACCGTAGCATTCTGCATAGGTGCTGTTCGGAATATTTCATTTTCCCAGTTAGTATTGGCCGGGTTGGTAAAAATATTCTGGTCGTCGTCAGGGTTATCGTTAAGGGCATTAAAGTCGCGGATGAACTCCTGATAGGTAGGACCATCCAGCACATCCAAATTTTTCTCTTTGCTCTGAATACCGTAGTAGTAGTCAACGTCGATCTGCGTTTTGCCCGCATGCCCACGTTTGGTAGTAATGATCACCACTCCGTTAGCGGCCCGTGATCCGTAGATGGCTCCGGAAGCGGCATCCTTTAGTACTTCTATTGACTCGATGTCATTCGGGTTAAGGGTGCTAAGTGTATTACCGAATACCGGTATACCGTCAATGACGTAGAGCGGCTCGCTGTTGCCCGGGGTTCCAATACCGCGTACGCGAAGGGAGATAGACCCGCCCGGAGCTCCTGAGTTTTGTGACACTTGCACTCCAGCCACACGACCGGCCATCGCCTGATCGACACTGGGAACCGCTTGCTGGGTAATTGCTTCGGAAGAGATAGAGCTAATGGCACCGGTTACTTCTCGCTTCTCCTGGGTTCCGTAGCCGATTACGACTACTTCTGACAGCGATTGAATGTCGGGTGCTAAGGTTAGGTTAATAACTGACTGACTACCTATTTCCACCTCTTGGGTGAGGTATCCCACGGAGGAAAAGACCAAGGTAGTTGCGTCGTCGGGAGCCTCTATGCGATAATTGCCCTCTACATCCGTTACGGTTCCGATGGTAGTACCTTGTACTAATACATTGACTCCGGGTAAACCCCCGCCTTCTTCGGCATCGGTGACGGTTCCCGTAATCACCTGTTGAATACGAGATATGGACGAAGCTAGATTCCACGACTGGCTCACAACCGAAGCTAAGGATGAAGAATTTGCATCCGATGAATTGTCCTCCTTAAGCGGCCCAATATTGATTTTCTCCACCGGGCGCACATTCAATCTATCGGCCCGAATGATGTAGACTTCATCTACTTTAGTGAAAGTGAGCTGATGAGGCTGGAGGGTTTTCTTTAGCACTTCCTCGATATCGGCTTCCGGACTACCGCCCCTAAATACTCCGGTTGTTTTGCCTTCTAGCAACTTACGCTCGTAAGCAAAATTCACCTTATACGCTACTTCAAGTTGATCTAACAGTTGTTTTAGCGATTGGGTTGGCTTCTGATAGGTAACGTAGGGCTGGGTAACCTCGGAGTAATTTCGGGCTACCAGTTCTTGGCTAAAAGCCTTACCAAGCAGGCAGCACATCAGTAGCAACATGCCTCCGGATTTTTGAATAAGTGGTACAGTAATTTTCATATAGGTTGGTTTAAATAATGCTGACGGCTCAGCGATCTCGAAAAATAATTTGGTGCTCGGTCTGAATAACTTTTATTCCCAGTGTTTCCTTCAGAATAGCCAGGAGTACGGATAGCTCGGTATTTGGAATGGTAGCGGTGATTTGTCGGCTTTTCAGAGAATCCGACTCAATAGTTACCTGCTTTCCGTAAATATTCTCAATGAGGGTTCTTACATCGGCCAAGGCCATATCTTCAAAGACATAGCGACTTTCTTTCCAAGCCGTATACACCTGTGGGTTCACTTCAGTTTTAGACGCTTGGTGGGTTTGAAAAGAATACTCAACCAATTCTCCGGGAGCCATAGTTAGATCTACCGTCTTAGCTGGATTATGAAGTTGAACTTGACCCTCGGTAAGTACGACCTTTACCGCTGCTTCCTGCTGCTTCACGTTAAATTCCGTACCGAGTACTGATATGGATAGGTCTTGCGTATGCACCGTAAACTTTACCGGTTGATCTCGCGGGTTAATACGCTTGTTCACCTTAAAAAATGCTTCGCCAGTGAGCTTTACCGAACGGTCAGCCACCGAGAACTCGGCCGAATCCTGCCATTGGGCACTATAAGAAAGGGCAGAGTTGGCATTTAAGATAACCTGAGAACCGTCGGGAAGAGTGATATTTTGAGTCTCACCGGCGTTTGTTATAAAAGTTGTCTCGTCAGAAGCTGAAATGATCTTTAGGTAGAAAAAAGTAAAAAATGCTAATCCTGCAATAGCTGCAGCACTAAGCCAGTGACGTAACTTAGGCGAGCGAGCAGTAGAAATTGGCGATGCTTTACTACCTTCGCTAGTAGCTTGTAGATTGTCGTACAGCGTTTCCCATACTGTAATAAAGTCGGCATTATCCTTCGGGTCAGATCGTAAGTTAAGCG
This region of Tunicatimonas pelagia genomic DNA includes:
- a CDS encoding FecR family protein → MPDYERFSVDDFVRDPYFQQWVVRPQDEHHLFWNRWLREHPEQLPTVAQAWEDIQTLNLRSDPKDNADFITVWETLYDNLQATSEGSKASPISTARSPKLRHWLSAAAIAGLAFFTFFYLKIISASDETTFITNAGETQNITLPDGSQVILNANSALSYSAQWQDSAEFSVADRSVKLTGEAFFKVNKRINPRDQPVKFTVHTQDLSISVLGTEFNVKQQEAAVKVVLTEGQVQLHNPAKTVDLTMAPGELVEYSFQTHQASKTEVNPQVYTAWKESRYVFEDMALADVRTLIENIYGKQVTIESDSLKSRQITATIPNTELSVLLAILKETLGIKVIQTEHQIIFRDR